A genomic segment from Alistipes senegalensis JC50 encodes:
- the udk gene encoding uridine kinase, which produces MNVTVIGVAGGTGSGKSTLVKRLQEAFVGDDVVTLCHDYYYKAHPELTYEERTKLNYDHPQAFDTEMLVEHIKALKNNVPIEHPVYSFVDHDRTGETVCVKPSKVIIVDGILIFENRELRELMDIKVYVDTDADIRLARRILRDVCERGRTMQSVITQYTSTVKPMHDEFVEPSKKYADVIIPEGGFNSVAVTMLIQNIRSLIERK; this is translated from the coding sequence ATGAACGTAACGGTAATCGGAGTCGCCGGTGGCACAGGCTCGGGGAAGTCAACGCTCGTCAAACGGTTGCAAGAGGCATTCGTGGGTGATGACGTTGTGACGCTCTGCCACGACTACTATTACAAGGCGCATCCGGAACTCACCTACGAGGAGCGCACAAAGCTCAACTACGACCATCCGCAGGCTTTCGACACGGAGATGCTGGTGGAGCATATCAAGGCGCTGAAAAACAACGTGCCCATCGAACATCCGGTCTACTCGTTCGTGGACCACGACCGCACCGGCGAAACCGTCTGCGTGAAACCCTCGAAGGTGATTATCGTTGACGGCATCCTGATTTTCGAGAACCGCGAGCTGCGCGAACTGATGGACATCAAGGTTTATGTGGACACCGATGCCGACATCCGGCTGGCGCGGCGTATTCTGCGCGATGTCTGCGAACGCGGACGGACGATGCAGTCGGTCATCACGCAGTACACCTCGACCGTGAAGCCGATGCACGACGAATTCGTCGAGCCGTCGAAGAAATACGCCGATGTCATCATTCCCGAAGGCGGCTTCAATTCGGTGGCCGTCACGATGCTGATACAGAACATCCGCTCGCTGATCGAGCGTAAATAG